From a region of the Tenggerimyces flavus genome:
- a CDS encoding sensor histidine kinase — translation MARGKLRVYLGAAPGVGKTYAMLGEGHRRLDRGTDIVVGVVECHERPLTEAMLEGLEVVPRRELEYRGHTFTEMDVDAVLARKPRQALVDELAHTNVPGSRNEKRWQDVEELLDAGINVITTVNIQHLESLNDAVESITGVKQHETIPDAVVRRADQIELVDMSPEALRRRLAHGNVYPPEKIDAALANYFRPGNLTALRELALLWVADRVEEGLKKYRADHEIDESWPARERVVVAITGGPEGETVIRRAARIAARGAGGELLAVHVTRSDGLTGASPTELARHRQLIESLGGTYHQVVGDDVPEALLEFARGVNASQLVLGSSRRRTWQQFFGRGVASVLTPMSGDIDVHIVTHEAVGQGRFPTRRRTLSRRRLWASWILAFVGPPLLTFVLDLTRDLHSLPTQMMLFLTLAVGNALLGGLAPAVVAAVIGSLFLNFFFTPPFHTFTIAQPENAFAIGIFVVVSLAVASFVDLAARRTLQAARARAEADTLSTLAGSVLRGERGVSALLERVRETFAMSSVALLERPDENSPWQCVSSVGPDPALQPQASDVDVAVTDNLVLALRGRVLEASDRRVLEAFAAHAAVVLERQRLTTEARSARQLAEANRIRTALLAAVSHDLRTPVAGVKASVGSLRQPDLKLSEADRQELLAGIEESADKLDRLIANLLDMSRVQAGAVTPLLRDASVEEVVGAALLGSNHVPVKLTLPEGLPPVRVDAGLVERSLANVIENAVRHTPPGAQVVVSASSLKDRVELRVIDRGPGVPDESKERIFEPFQRTGDAPDGTGVGLGLAVARGFAEILGGSLTAEDTPGGGLTMVLSLPAGGAS, via the coding sequence ATGGCGCGCGGGAAGCTCCGGGTCTACCTCGGTGCCGCGCCGGGTGTCGGCAAGACGTACGCGATGCTCGGCGAGGGACATCGACGGCTGGATCGTGGCACCGACATCGTCGTCGGCGTCGTCGAGTGCCACGAGCGCCCGCTGACCGAGGCCATGTTGGAGGGGCTGGAGGTCGTTCCTCGCCGGGAGCTCGAGTACCGCGGCCATACGTTCACCGAGATGGACGTGGACGCCGTCCTCGCCCGGAAGCCGCGGCAGGCGCTGGTGGACGAGCTCGCGCACACCAACGTTCCGGGCTCGCGGAACGAGAAGCGCTGGCAGGACGTCGAGGAGCTGCTGGACGCCGGGATCAACGTCATCACGACGGTCAACATCCAGCACCTGGAGTCGTTGAACGACGCGGTCGAGTCGATCACCGGCGTCAAGCAGCACGAGACGATCCCCGACGCGGTCGTCCGCCGCGCCGACCAGATCGAGCTGGTGGACATGTCGCCGGAGGCTCTGCGCCGCCGACTCGCGCACGGGAACGTCTATCCCCCGGAGAAGATCGACGCGGCGCTGGCGAACTACTTCCGGCCCGGCAACCTCACCGCGCTGCGCGAGCTCGCGCTGCTGTGGGTGGCCGACCGGGTCGAGGAGGGTCTGAAGAAATACCGGGCCGACCACGAGATCGACGAGTCGTGGCCGGCGCGGGAACGCGTGGTGGTCGCGATCACCGGCGGGCCCGAGGGCGAGACGGTGATCCGGCGCGCGGCGCGCATCGCCGCCCGAGGCGCCGGCGGTGAGCTGCTCGCCGTGCACGTCACGCGTTCGGACGGGCTGACCGGGGCGTCGCCGACAGAGCTCGCGCGGCACCGGCAGCTGATCGAGTCGCTCGGCGGCACGTACCACCAGGTCGTTGGCGACGACGTTCCCGAAGCCCTGTTGGAGTTCGCGCGTGGGGTGAACGCGTCGCAGCTCGTGCTGGGCAGCAGCCGCCGGCGTACGTGGCAGCAGTTCTTCGGCCGTGGTGTGGCTTCGGTGTTGACCCCGATGTCGGGCGACATCGACGTGCACATCGTCACGCACGAAGCTGTGGGGCAAGGCCGTTTTCCCACCCGGCGACGGACCCTCAGCCGCCGGCGGCTGTGGGCGAGCTGGATCCTCGCGTTCGTCGGGCCGCCCTTGCTGACGTTCGTCCTCGACCTGACCCGTGACCTGCACAGCCTGCCGACGCAGATGATGCTGTTCCTCACGCTGGCGGTGGGGAACGCGTTGCTGGGTGGACTCGCTCCGGCGGTCGTGGCGGCGGTCATCGGCTCACTGTTCCTGAACTTCTTCTTCACGCCGCCGTTCCACACGTTCACGATCGCCCAGCCGGAGAACGCGTTCGCGATCGGCATCTTCGTCGTGGTGTCGCTCGCGGTCGCTTCGTTCGTCGACCTCGCGGCGCGGCGTACGTTGCAGGCCGCGCGGGCTCGGGCGGAGGCCGACACGCTGTCGACGTTGGCCGGCTCGGTGCTGCGCGGCGAGCGTGGCGTGTCGGCGTTGTTGGAGCGGGTGCGGGAGACGTTCGCGATGTCGTCGGTGGCGTTGCTCGAACGGCCCGACGAGAACTCTCCGTGGCAGTGCGTCAGCAGCGTGGGTCCGGACCCGGCGCTGCAACCTCAGGCGAGCGACGTGGACGTCGCGGTGACGGACAATCTCGTGCTGGCGTTGCGCGGTCGGGTGTTGGAAGCCTCGGACCGGCGCGTGCTGGAGGCGTTCGCCGCACACGCCGCGGTCGTGTTGGAACGGCAGCGGCTCACGACCGAGGCCCGGTCGGCGCGGCAGCTCGCGGAGGCGAACCGGATCCGTACGGCCTTGCTGGCCGCGGTTTCGCACGACCTTCGTACGCCGGTCGCCGGGGTGAAGGCGTCGGTGGGGTCGCTCCGGCAGCCCGATCTGAAGCTCTCCGAGGCTGACCGTCAAGAGCTGCTTGCGGGCATCGAGGAGTCGGCGGACAAGCTGGATCGGCTGATCGCGAACCTGCTCGACATGAGCCGGGTCCAGGCTGGTGCGGTCACGCCACTGCTGCGGGATGCCAGCGTCGAGGAGGTCGTCGGTGCGGCGCTGCTGGGATCGAACCACGTCCCTGTCAAGCTGACCTTGCCGGAGGGGCTTCCTCCGGTGCGCGTCGATGCGGGGCTGGTGGAACGGTCGTTGGCGAACGTGATCGAGAACGCCGTACGGCACACGCCTCCGGGAGCGCAGGTCGTGGTTTCCGCTTCCTCGTTGAAGGATCGGGTGGAGCTGCGAGTGATCGACCGCGGGCCGGGGGTGCCGGACGAGTCGAAGGAGCGGATCTTCGAGCCGTTCCAGCGTACGGGCGACGCCCCGGACGGAACGGGCGTCGGGCTCGGGTTGGCGGTGGCGCGGGGCTTCGCGGAGATCCTCGGCGGGTCGTTGACCGCGGAGGACACGCCGGGCGGGGGCCTGACGATGGTGTTGTCGTTGCCGGCAGGAGGTGCGTCGTGA
- a CDS encoding response regulator: protein MNGPRVLVVEDDPQLARALAINLRARDYEVDLAPDGRTALDLAARKHPAVVILDLGLPDLDGVDVIRGLRGWTQVSIIVLSARHTSDEKVTALDAGADDYVTKPFGMDELLARLRAAVRRGLPSLEDAIVETSSFTVDLAAKRVLRDGADVRLTPTEWHLLEVLVRSPGKLIGQQQLLQEVWGPGYSTETNYLRVYLAQLRRKLEPDPSHPKHLVTEPGMGYRFEP from the coding sequence GTGAACGGCCCGCGCGTACTCGTGGTCGAGGACGACCCACAGCTCGCCCGGGCGTTGGCGATCAACCTGCGGGCGCGGGACTACGAGGTTGACCTGGCGCCGGATGGTCGTACGGCGTTGGATCTGGCCGCGCGCAAGCATCCCGCCGTGGTGATTCTGGATCTCGGGCTGCCGGATCTCGATGGTGTGGACGTGATCCGCGGGCTGCGCGGCTGGACCCAGGTGTCGATCATCGTGCTGTCGGCGCGGCATACGTCCGACGAGAAGGTGACGGCCCTGGACGCCGGGGCGGACGACTACGTGACGAAGCCGTTCGGCATGGACGAGCTGCTGGCCCGCCTGCGCGCCGCCGTACGCCGTGGCCTGCCGTCGTTGGAGGACGCGATCGTCGAGACGTCCTCGTTCACCGTGGACCTCGCGGCCAAGCGGGTCCTGCGCGACGGCGCCGACGTCCGCCTGACACCGACCGAATGGCACCTGCTGGAGGTGCTGGTGCGGTCACCGGGGAAGCTGATCGGCCAACAACAGCTGCTGCAGGAGGTGTGGGGGCCGGGCTACTCGACCGAGACCAACTACCTGCGCGTCTACCTGGCCCAACTGCGCCGCAAGCTCGAGCCCGACCCCTCGCACCCCAAGCACCTGGTCACCGAACCCGGCATGGGCTACCGCTTCGAGCCCTAG
- a CDS encoding PhnE/PtxC family ABC transporter permease yields MTTLDLPVPARNATTTTRRVLAWIFPLSFAILGLAALSLVGPSPASLVEGAQAGMALLVRAWPPTLADPMLTASHALQTIWMALAGTALGAILGALLGVLAAAATMPYRPIRSAAMAVIVACRAIPDVVFAVFFVAAIGIGPLPGVLALGLHSIGMLGKLFSEAIDRTDDGVRDAFASTGGGPVQRLVAGVLPQVVPAFTATVLYRLDINFRQSVLLGAVGAGGLGLDLKTAFGFTDYREALGIAVVTVSLVLVVEGVAVLLRSLLVRAPSQRGRLPIRGTTVPWTRPRTVTHVAGWLGLLLVLLAAWQVGAGPAELWQTVVGTLDALGRFWPPNFAPIQPILLAGLVQTCAIALGATALGVLFGLPLGLLAAHGVAPPRVVAVARTVLVTLRSIPDLLLILVFVAAFGLALGAVAATCALAVFTTAFVGKLVADAAEEIPYGTREALASAGANRTQLLTTWLLGHLTPTLTGTILYGLDVNLRAFVVLGIVGAGDLGYALSQHIRALNYDVVTAIVLPVFAIVLVVEVISTLLRRALR; encoded by the coding sequence ATGACGACGCTCGACCTTCCGGTCCCGGCGAGGAACGCGACAACGACCACGCGCCGCGTCCTCGCGTGGATCTTCCCGCTGTCGTTCGCGATTCTCGGTCTGGCGGCGCTCTCGCTGGTCGGCCCGAGCCCGGCCAGCCTGGTCGAGGGCGCGCAGGCCGGAATGGCCTTGCTGGTCAGGGCCTGGCCGCCGACTTTGGCTGACCCGATGCTCACGGCGAGCCACGCCTTGCAGACGATCTGGATGGCTCTCGCGGGTACGGCACTCGGCGCGATCCTCGGCGCGTTACTCGGCGTACTCGCCGCGGCGGCCACGATGCCGTACCGCCCGATCCGTTCGGCGGCGATGGCCGTGATCGTCGCGTGCCGGGCGATCCCGGACGTCGTGTTCGCGGTCTTCTTCGTCGCGGCGATCGGCATCGGTCCGCTGCCCGGTGTGCTCGCGCTCGGGCTGCACTCGATCGGCATGCTGGGCAAGCTGTTCTCCGAGGCGATCGACCGGACCGACGACGGCGTTCGCGACGCGTTCGCCAGTACGGGCGGCGGTCCGGTGCAGCGGCTCGTCGCGGGCGTGCTCCCACAGGTGGTGCCGGCGTTCACCGCCACCGTGCTGTACCGGTTGGACATCAACTTCCGGCAGTCGGTCCTGCTCGGCGCGGTCGGCGCCGGCGGACTCGGGCTGGACCTGAAGACCGCGTTCGGGTTCACCGACTACCGCGAGGCGCTGGGCATCGCGGTCGTCACGGTCTCGCTGGTCCTGGTCGTCGAGGGCGTCGCGGTCCTGCTGCGGTCGCTGCTGGTGCGTGCTCCTTCGCAGCGTGGTCGTCTGCCCATTCGGGGAACGACGGTGCCGTGGACTCGCCCGCGTACGGTCACCCACGTCGCCGGCTGGCTCGGCCTGCTGCTGGTCCTGCTCGCGGCGTGGCAGGTGGGCGCGGGACCGGCCGAGCTCTGGCAGACCGTGGTGGGGACTCTCGACGCTCTGGGGCGGTTCTGGCCGCCGAACTTCGCCCCGATCCAGCCCATCCTGCTCGCCGGGCTGGTGCAGACGTGCGCGATCGCTCTTGGTGCGACTGCGCTGGGTGTGCTGTTCGGCCTCCCGCTCGGGCTGCTCGCCGCGCATGGTGTCGCGCCGCCGCGGGTCGTGGCCGTCGCCCGTACGGTGCTGGTGACGCTGCGGTCGATCCCTGACCTGCTGCTGATCCTGGTCTTCGTCGCCGCGTTCGGGCTCGCGCTCGGCGCGGTCGCGGCGACCTGCGCGCTGGCGGTGTTCACGACCGCGTTCGTCGGCAAGCTCGTCGCGGACGCGGCGGAGGAGATCCCGTACGGCACCCGCGAGGCGCTCGCGTCGGCCGGGGCGAATCGCACGCAGCTGTTGACGACCTGGCTGCTCGGGCACCTGACGCCGACGTTGACCGGGACGATCCTGTACGGGCTCGACGTGAACCTCCGCGCGTTCGTCGTCCTCGGCATCGTCGGCGCGGGCGACCTCGGGTACGCGCTCAGCCAGCACATCCGAGCGCTGAACTACGACGTCGTGACCGCGATCGTGCTGCCCGTCTTCGCGATCGTGCTTGTCGTGGAGGTCATCTCGACGCTGCTCCGCCGGGCTCTGCGCTAG
- the phnC gene encoding phosphonate ABC transporter ATP-binding protein, with translation MTTQATEPHTQVEAPAVVEVSALVKTYGGIRACDGIDLTVRKGELVGLLGRSGSGKSTLLRHLNALNRPDSGQIKVFGVEVAAARGAELRALRRRVGVVFQQFNLIGRLSVLENVLVGGLGRVKGPRYGIITWPRAERQAALVCLDRVGLADRAYERAQNLSGGQQQRVGIARMLMQQPELVLADEPVSSLDPETAANVMDVLFRICLEDQLTVICTLHQVDLALGWTNRVVALRDGLVVLDRLTAKLDAERLTRIYATEPAPSSA, from the coding sequence GAGGTGTCCGCGCTCGTCAAGACGTACGGCGGCATAAGGGCCTGCGACGGCATCGACCTCACCGTACGCAAGGGCGAGCTCGTCGGCCTGCTGGGCCGATCCGGCTCCGGCAAGTCGACGCTGCTCCGACACCTCAACGCCCTGAACCGCCCGGACAGCGGCCAGATCAAGGTGTTCGGCGTCGAGGTGGCCGCCGCCCGCGGCGCCGAGCTTCGAGCACTCCGCCGCCGCGTCGGCGTGGTGTTCCAGCAGTTCAACCTGATCGGCCGGCTCAGTGTGCTGGAGAACGTTCTCGTCGGCGGGCTCGGCCGGGTCAAGGGCCCGAGGTACGGCATCATCACCTGGCCGCGCGCCGAACGGCAGGCCGCGCTGGTCTGCCTCGATCGCGTCGGCCTCGCCGACCGCGCGTACGAACGCGCCCAGAACCTCTCCGGCGGCCAACAGCAACGCGTCGGCATCGCCCGGATGCTGATGCAGCAGCCCGAGCTCGTTCTGGCCGACGAGCCGGTGTCGTCGCTCGACCCCGAGACCGCCGCGAACGTGATGGACGTGCTGTTCCGCATCTGCCTCGAAGACCAGCTCACGGTCATCTGCACGCTGCACCAGGTCGACCTCGCGCTCGGCTGGACCAACCGCGTCGTCGCGCTGCGGGACGGGCTCGTCGTCCTCGACCGTCTCACCGCCAAGCTCGACGCCGAACGGCTCACGCGCATCTACGCGACCGAGCCCGCGCCCTCCTCGGCATGA